The following proteins come from a genomic window of Triticum aestivum cultivar Chinese Spring chromosome 6A, IWGSC CS RefSeq v2.1, whole genome shotgun sequence:
- the LOC123130240 gene encoding WRKY transcription factor 55, whose translation MHVLAPHSRGPPFAPLLGYLDRRGREGIAIHGGDLPGGMDDVLSQIGDAFRLAGELMGDLPAAQNDPAYLAARCHGIVRAYNTAIRLLQNYGVGAVNVAAAARPLDGGGPLDLLRLRSTEEAAGASQLLGETPTHLLEPFHMPAGARAPAHAVRAAADVAGTSGGPVRRLAPSRSPPTAQPRQGRRRRDSGQRETISVPAHRMGNIELPPDDGYTWRKYGQKDILGSRFPRSYYRCTHKNYYGCDAKKKVQRLDDDPFMYEVTYCGSHSCLTSTTPLLNFPTATATATATNSPTAATGSGLAPADHFMAPTEQAAVSTSMHLGVGWMPASFQGVVAGSGAGGGSSAGMQTSVSTAARDTDYPALDLADVMFNSGGSVGMDGIFSSHHRRDS comes from the exons ATGCACGTCCTTGCGCCGCACTCACGTGGTCCTCCGTTTGCACCACTGCTCGGCTACCTGGATCGTCGTGGAAGGGAAGGCATCGCGATCCACGGCGGCGACCTGCCAGGAGGGATGGACGACGTGCTGTCGCAGATCGGCGACGCCTTCCGGCTCGCCGGGGAGCTCATGGGCGACCTCCCGGCGGCCCAGAACGACCCGGCCTACCTCGCCGCGCGCTGCCACGGCATTGTCCGCGCCTACAACACGGCCATACGCTTGCTGCAGAACTACGGCGTGGGCGCCGTGAACGTGGCCGCGGCTGCGCGCCCACTCGACGGCGGCGGGCCGCTGGACCTCCTGCGCCTGCGCAGCACGGAGGAAGCAGCCGGCGCCAGCCAGCTTCTCGGGGAGACTCCAACTCATCTGCTGGAGCCATTCCACATGCCGGCCGGTGCACGAGCGCCAGCGCACGCGGTGCGCGCGGCGGCGGACGTCGCGGGCACCTCCGGCGGCCCGGTGAGGAGGCTGGCGCCGTCCAGGTCTCCGCCGACGGCCCAGCCACGGCAGGGCAGGAGGAG GAGGGACAGCGGGCAGAGGGAGACGATATCGGTGccggcacaccggatgggcaacaTCGAGCTTCCACCGGACGACGGTTACACGTGGCGCAAGTACGGCCAGAAGGACATCCTCGGCTCTAGGTTCCCAAG GAGCTACTACCGGTGCACCCACAAGAACTACTACGGGTGCGACGCCAAGAAGAAGGTGCAGCGCCTGGACGACGACCCCTTCATGTACGAGGTCACCTACTGCGGCAGCCACAGCTGCCTCACCTCCACCACCCCGCTGCTCAACTTTCCCACCGCCACCGCCACAGCCACCGCTACCAACTCTCCGACCGCCGCGACAGGCTCCGGCCTGGCCCCTGCGGACCACTTCATGGCGCCCACCGAGCAGGCGGCCGTGTCGACATCAATGCACCTCGGCGTCGGCTGGATGCCGGCAAGCTTCCAGGGCGTTGTGGCGGGCTCCGGTGCCGGCGGGGGGAGTAGCGCCGGCATGCAGACGAGCGTGTCCACCGCAGCAAGGGACACGGATTACCCGGCGCTGGACCTTGCCGACGTCATGTTCAACTCCGGCGGTAGCGTCGGCATGGACGGCATCTTCTCTTCTCATCATCGACGTGATAGCTAG